From a region of the Methanolinea sp. genome:
- a CDS encoding 2-phospho-L-lactate transferase — translation MITFLSGGTGTPKLIRGIRRHISDAAITVVVNTAEDLWISGGHLSPDIDTLLYLFSGMLNTGAWWGIDGDTFRTHDELLRLGVDEYIAIGDRDRAIQIARGDLLNSGHALTRATRILCERLGITASILPMTDQQVATLIRTGDRVIHYQEYWVRHRGSLPIDEVIRYAPVGPQATGEVLSAIEASDMVIIGPSNPVTSILPILECEGVVPLLMDAFVIAVSPFIGDAPVSGPAGALMRARGLTPDSRSCETLYHDLIDLFVQDIRDPVDVPGSLRLDTLMTGEEQSASLAHALLTVTRD, via the coding sequence ATGATCACCTTCCTTTCCGGAGGAACAGGCACTCCCAAGCTCATCAGGGGTATCCGCAGGCACATCTCCGATGCCGCGATAACCGTAGTTGTAAACACCGCCGAAGACCTGTGGATATCCGGCGGCCACCTCTCACCCGATATCGATACGCTCCTCTACCTCTTTTCGGGCATGCTCAACACCGGCGCATGGTGGGGGATCGATGGCGATACCTTCCGTACCCACGACGAACTGCTCCGCCTGGGGGTCGACGAGTATATCGCCATAGGGGACCGGGACCGTGCAATCCAGATCGCACGGGGAGACCTCCTGAACAGCGGCCATGCCCTTACCAGGGCCACCCGCATCCTCTGCGAGCGGCTGGGGATCACCGCCTCCATTCTCCCGATGACCGACCAGCAGGTTGCAACGCTCATCAGGACCGGGGACCGGGTCATCCATTACCAGGAATACTGGGTCAGGCACCGCGGATCGCTTCCCATCGACGAGGTCATCCGGTATGCCCCTGTCGGCCCGCAAGCCACCGGGGAGGTGCTCTCTGCCATCGAGGCGTCTGACATGGTCATCATCGGCCCGAGCAATCCTGTCACGAGTATCCTCCCCATCCTCGAGTGTGAAGGGGTCGTCCCCCTGCTCATGGATGCCTTCGTCATCGCCGTGAGCCCGTTTATCGGAGACGCCCCGGTCAGCGGCCCTGCAGGAGCCCTGATGCGGGCCAGGGGATTGACACCCGATTCCCGTTCCTGCGAGACACTCTACCATGACCTCATCGACCTCTTTGTCCAGGATATCCGCGATCCTGTAGATGTGCCCGGGAGCCTGCGGCTCGATACCCTGATGACCGGGGAAGAGCAGAGCGCGTCGCTTGCGCATGCACTGCTCACCGTCACCAGGGATTGA
- a CDS encoding HD domain-containing protein has protein sequence MKIIKDPVHGYIEVPGYILPILDAPVLQRLRYIRQLGFSYLVYPGANHTRFEHSLGTMFLADLMARQLLLSPDERQLVISTALIHDIGHGPFSHAIEPAMKELCGRAHHDTAWLTEDPDLTSILAGHGIDTGQSAALLDGEHELSGILHGELDVDRMDYLLRDAHYTGVPYGTVDAHRLIRNTVIYDGQIAIQEGGINAAESLLIARTLMRPAVYYHHVSRIAEMMLSRAVYEHFLSIRGAHPWSFMRLDDAGCFQSLLHSPSEVARVLIESIYSRRMYKRALYVGKDQVNMAIIAQESTPAKMRGLAARIAKAAGVEAHEVLVDIPEFPKAMSVHVKVKNRDRVVGLEEISPLVTTLNETRRGQWRLGVYSSPGCVTEVGSATREILHVKPFTTQDRLPL, from the coding sequence ATGAAGATCATCAAGGACCCGGTCCATGGGTACATCGAGGTTCCTGGCTACATCCTGCCCATCCTTGATGCTCCGGTCCTCCAGCGTCTCCGCTATATCCGACAGCTCGGTTTCTCATACCTCGTGTATCCCGGTGCCAACCATACACGGTTCGAACACTCGCTCGGCACCATGTTCCTTGCCGACCTGATGGCCCGCCAGCTTCTCCTGTCCCCCGATGAACGGCAACTGGTGATATCGACAGCGCTCATCCACGACATCGGGCATGGCCCGTTCTCCCATGCCATCGAGCCTGCGATGAAGGAACTCTGCGGGAGGGCACACCACGATACGGCATGGCTCACCGAAGACCCGGATCTCACCTCCATCCTTGCCGGGCACGGGATCGATACCGGGCAATCAGCGGCGCTCCTGGACGGGGAGCATGAACTCTCTGGGATCCTGCACGGCGAACTGGACGTGGACCGGATGGACTACCTCCTCCGCGATGCCCACTACACCGGGGTGCCCTACGGGACGGTTGATGCCCACCGCCTGATACGAAATACCGTTATCTACGATGGGCAGATCGCTATCCAGGAAGGTGGGATCAATGCTGCCGAGTCCCTGCTGATCGCCCGGACCCTCATGAGGCCGGCAGTCTACTACCACCATGTCAGCAGGATCGCTGAGATGATGTTATCCCGCGCGGTGTACGAGCATTTCCTGAGTATCCGGGGCGCCCATCCCTGGTCCTTCATGCGGCTCGATGATGCAGGCTGCTTCCAGAGCCTCCTCCATTCGCCATCCGAGGTGGCCCGGGTGCTTATCGAGAGTATCTACAGCCGGAGGATGTACAAGCGTGCCCTCTATGTGGGAAAGGACCAGGTCAACATGGCGATCATCGCCCAGGAGAGCACACCGGCAAAGATGCGCGGTCTCGCAGCACGGATCGCGAAGGCCGCCGGGGTCGAAGCCCACGAGGTGCTGGTCGATATCCCTGAGTTTCCAAAGGCCATGTCCGTGCACGTGAAGGTGAAGAACCGCGACCGGGTGGTTGGACTGGAAGAGATATCCCCGCTGGTGACGACACTCAACGAAACCCGGCGCGGGCAGTGGCGGCTCGGGGTGTATTCTTCGCCCGGGTGCGTGACAGAAGTAGGGTCGGCCACCCGCGAGATCCTGCACGTGAAACCGTTCACCACCCAGGACCGTCTCCCGTTGTGA
- a CDS encoding aconitase X catalytic domain-containing protein: MHLLPEEEQVLAGEYGETRQKMMEILVALGKVFGAARLVPVRSAQVSGASYKTIGDAGIEWLSGLEARVSVPTVLNPVGMDRISWREMGIPPDFARKQEEVIAAYSRLGVRLECTCTPYYIYQTRFGEHLAWSESSAVSFANSVIGARTNREGGPGALAAAIIGKTPEYGLHLVEERRPQVHIRVEGDGPHDDIAFYGALGFLAGKLAGNRIPFFSGIRPRRDQLKALGAAMAASGAVALYHVEGITPEARIFSYDVADLEYLPVTAGEVAALWSGIPVDAVALGCPHCSPEELSVIAGLLAGKRVKIPVYVFSARKVIEASRDAVAVIEQSGARVYADTCMVVSPAMERFGTIMVNSGKAFSYVPDMCRAAVRIGTTAECIAVATGTPGA, from the coding sequence ATGCACCTTCTGCCGGAAGAAGAACAGGTGCTTGCCGGTGAGTACGGCGAGACGCGCCAGAAGATGATGGAGATCCTTGTCGCGCTTGGCAAGGTGTTTGGCGCTGCCCGGCTGGTCCCTGTCCGCAGCGCCCAGGTGAGCGGGGCCTCCTACAAAACCATCGGGGATGCCGGGATTGAATGGCTCTCCGGGCTTGAGGCCAGGGTCTCGGTTCCGACCGTGCTCAACCCGGTCGGCATGGATCGCATTTCCTGGCGGGAGATGGGGATCCCGCCTGATTTTGCCAGGAAGCAGGAAGAGGTGATCGCTGCCTACTCCCGGCTCGGTGTCCGCCTGGAGTGCACCTGCACCCCCTACTATATCTACCAGACCCGGTTCGGCGAGCACCTCGCCTGGTCGGAATCATCCGCGGTCTCTTTCGCGAACTCGGTCATCGGAGCCCGCACCAACCGGGAAGGTGGTCCGGGAGCGCTGGCTGCCGCAATCATCGGAAAAACTCCCGAGTACGGCCTCCACCTTGTCGAGGAGCGCCGGCCCCAGGTGCACATCAGGGTGGAGGGGGACGGACCGCACGACGATATCGCCTTCTACGGCGCTCTTGGATTCCTTGCCGGGAAGCTTGCAGGAAACCGCATCCCCTTCTTCTCCGGCATCAGGCCCCGGCGGGACCAGCTAAAGGCGCTGGGCGCGGCGATGGCGGCGTCCGGGGCAGTTGCTCTCTACCATGTCGAAGGCATCACCCCCGAGGCACGGATATTCTCCTACGATGTGGCGGACCTCGAATACCTCCCGGTGACTGCGGGCGAAGTTGCTGCCCTCTGGAGCGGGATCCCGGTTGATGCCGTTGCCCTGGGCTGTCCCCACTGTTCACCCGAGGAACTCTCGGTCATTGCCGGGCTGCTTGCCGGAAAACGGGTGAAGATACCGGTCTATGTTTTCTCTGCACGAAAGGTTATCGAGGCATCCCGCGACGCGGTCGCGGTCATCGAACAGAGCGGGGCACGGGTATATGCCGATACCTGCATGGTCGTCTCCCCTGCCATGGAGCGGTTCGGGACCATCATGGTCAACAGCGGCAAGGCGTTTTCCTACGTGCCCGACATGTGCAGGGCTGCGGTGAGGATCGGGACCACTGCGGAGTGTATAGCGGTGGCAACCGGCACCCCGGGCGCCTGA
- a CDS encoding HEAT repeat domain-containing protein, protein MALPGGVGERMQDYRLVVVIGLTAAALLLEIIVHWHLGIAEVYSHFFYIPIVLAAVWYGTRGVSVAILLGTVLLLVTYLTGGEIDNDAILRVLMLISVALVIGTVSGYMRREHERMVDEVTDAAIQSGIKGRTGTGSIAEVRSRIASFAGVKRLKEQGDVAGLIRALRNRDMAVQYDAVEALGELADPAATGALVSALTGDRYSGIRWKAAEALGKIGAPAVPSLIAVLDNPDEGVRWKAAIALGEIGDERGIAPLIGLLSDPDRFVRSRAAFALGLIGSPAIPALSEAWREAPSEVRRGIVTALAKMGDPAATKALINLFADSADDMRQDIVIALSSQKDQSFDLLVKALSGSEPRMRQGAAMALAAMGRSEALEPLRNACEPADPQTRAVFESAIRELRSRKEPGAAPGDTGRP, encoded by the coding sequence ATGGCCCTTCCTGGTGGTGTGGGAGAACGGATGCAGGACTACAGGCTGGTGGTGGTGATCGGGCTCACCGCTGCCGCACTGCTCCTCGAGATCATCGTGCACTGGCATCTCGGGATTGCAGAGGTGTATTCCCATTTCTTCTACATACCGATCGTCCTTGCCGCGGTGTGGTACGGGACGCGGGGTGTATCCGTGGCCATCCTGCTTGGCACCGTCCTGCTGCTGGTGACGTACCTGACAGGCGGGGAGATCGATAACGATGCCATCCTCAGGGTTCTGATGTTAATAAGTGTCGCCCTGGTTATCGGGACGGTCTCCGGTTACATGCGCAGGGAGCATGAGCGGATGGTGGACGAGGTGACCGATGCCGCCATACAGTCCGGTATCAAGGGCCGGACCGGGACAGGCAGTATCGCGGAAGTACGGAGCAGGATCGCCTCGTTTGCCGGGGTGAAGCGGCTCAAGGAGCAGGGAGATGTTGCCGGCCTCATCCGTGCTCTCCGGAACCGTGACATGGCCGTGCAGTATGATGCGGTGGAGGCGCTCGGTGAGCTTGCTGATCCTGCTGCAACTGGTGCCCTGGTCTCTGCACTCACCGGCGACCGGTACAGCGGGATCCGCTGGAAGGCCGCCGAAGCGCTCGGTAAGATCGGGGCGCCGGCCGTTCCCTCGCTGATCGCGGTCCTCGATAACCCGGACGAGGGTGTGCGGTGGAAAGCAGCTATCGCCCTGGGCGAGATTGGCGATGAGCGCGGCATCGCCCCGCTCATTGGGCTCCTCTCCGATCCCGACCGTTTTGTCCGCAGCAGGGCAGCTTTCGCCCTAGGTCTCATCGGGTCTCCGGCCATCCCTGCCCTGTCCGAAGCGTGGCGCGAAGCCCCGTCCGAGGTCAGGAGGGGGATCGTGACCGCGCTCGCAAAGATGGGTGACCCGGCCGCAACAAAGGCGCTCATCAATCTCTTTGCCGATTCCGCGGACGATATGCGCCAGGACATCGTCATCGCCCTTTCATCGCAGAAAGACCAGTCGTTTGACCTCCTTGTCAAAGCGCTCTCCGGTTCCGAACCACGTATGCGGCAGGGGGCGGCGATGGCGCTCGCGGCCATGGGACGGTCCGAGGCCCTTGAACCGCTCCGGAACGCCTGCGAACCGGCAGATCCACAGACGAGAGCGGTGTTCGAGTCGGCAATCAGGGAGCTCCGTTCCCGGAAAGAACCGGGGGCGGCCCCTGGAGATACCGGGCGACCATGA
- a CDS encoding DUF432 domain-containing protein, whose translation MFGESDYSFSYHSEEVSIRIDPSDGFYRYERRCGPEAISKIISGGSRKIVINPVEPVNLPREVTKYLEIHFTPVAMEPDSAETVYLTFPVEIGVFLESKGDFDILDIFSLSVPKYSLYGPPEEGVITRYHESVPSGSVPQVDRLREGVLALSIANESRNWVEVSRVVFDCTSLFLYYGDRVSMAGRMNILSKEIADIRCEDRPLEEGMLPSILVTRARKTLIAEKLPFVMEFGVGG comes from the coding sequence GTGTTTGGTGAGTCTGATTACTCATTCTCCTACCACTCGGAAGAGGTCTCGATACGGATCGACCCGTCAGACGGGTTTTACCGGTACGAGCGGAGGTGCGGTCCTGAAGCCATCTCCAAGATCATCTCCGGTGGTTCGCGGAAGATCGTCATCAATCCTGTCGAGCCGGTGAACCTTCCCCGGGAAGTCACTAAGTATCTCGAGATCCATTTCACACCGGTGGCAATGGAGCCTGACTCGGCTGAAACCGTGTACCTCACCTTTCCGGTAGAGATTGGCGTATTTCTCGAATCGAAGGGTGATTTTGATATCCTGGATATCTTCTCGCTGTCAGTGCCTAAGTATTCACTCTACGGGCCCCCGGAAGAAGGGGTCATCACGCGGTACCACGAGAGCGTCCCCTCAGGTTCCGTCCCGCAGGTGGACAGGCTGAGAGAGGGAGTGCTCGCCCTCTCCATCGCCAACGAAAGCCGGAACTGGGTGGAGGTCTCCCGTGTCGTTTTTGACTGTACCTCCCTCTTTCTGTACTACGGGGATCGCGTATCGATGGCAGGCCGCATGAATATCCTGTCGAAGGAGATTGCGGACATCAGGTGCGAGGACCGGCCCCTGGAAGAGGGGATGTTACCGTCAATCCTGGTCACCCGGGCCCGAAAAACGCTGATAGCTGAAAAACTGCCCTTCGTCATGGAGTTTGGGGTGGGTGGTTAG
- a CDS encoding mechanosensitive ion channel family protein: MALDTVIYGPLTVLDLIVFAVLVAIIIIIARYVGMYLKRALSDRVDRGELEKLVRVVQLVIILIGVWFALPSFDIDIAQLLVVGGTVGLIIAFASQKIVSNLGSGIILLIERPIDIGDSIRIGSISGTVSQIRILSTIVKTNEGVYVRISNEKVFSSDITNFVTNPARRFEYRVVIGYADDVGKATRAIREILDRHPFVLKHPAPSIFVSELGESGVRLVIHIWAPSRVWWSVKKELLQVIKETLDREGIEIPLPQRVVTMTGATMSDEGRSGS, encoded by the coding sequence ATGGCCCTGGACACCGTTATCTATGGTCCGCTGACCGTGCTTGACCTGATCGTGTTTGCGGTCCTGGTGGCGATCATCATCATCATCGCCCGGTACGTTGGCATGTACCTGAAGCGGGCGCTCTCGGACCGGGTGGACCGGGGAGAACTCGAGAAGCTGGTCAGGGTCGTTCAGCTGGTCATTATCCTGATCGGAGTGTGGTTCGCCCTTCCCAGCTTCGATATCGACATCGCGCAGCTCCTGGTCGTTGGGGGGACGGTGGGGTTGATCATCGCCTTTGCCAGCCAGAAGATCGTCTCCAATCTCGGGTCCGGCATCATCCTCCTTATCGAGCGACCGATTGACATCGGGGACTCGATCAGGATCGGTTCGATTTCAGGGACCGTGAGCCAGATACGGATCCTCTCGACCATCGTGAAAACGAATGAAGGGGTTTATGTCCGGATCTCCAACGAAAAGGTCTTTTCTTCGGATATCACCAACTTCGTGACAAACCCTGCCCGGCGGTTCGAGTACCGGGTGGTCATCGGGTACGCGGATGATGTCGGTAAAGCGACCAGGGCCATCCGGGAGATCCTTGACCGGCACCCGTTCGTGCTCAAGCATCCTGCACCGAGTATCTTCGTTTCCGAACTCGGCGAATCAGGTGTCCGCCTCGTGATCCATATCTGGGCTCCCTCTCGGGTCTGGTGGAGTGTCAAGAAGGAGCTCCTCCAGGTGATCAAGGAAACCCTCGATCGGGAAGGAATCGAGATACCGCTCCCGCAAAGGGTTGTCACCATGACCGGAGCCACGATGAGCGATGAAGGGAGGAGTGGATCCTAG
- a CDS encoding HEAT repeat domain-containing protein, translating to MPLADDIENLGSPERAVRVLAVKRLAEQGEVAVGPLIALLLESGSPDKRWYAALALSRIGAPAVRPLIAALGENLDPGFRRYAAAALGHTGNAAIDPLIEAMKGADPALRGYLSAALCRIGAPALARLRELYTGPDEELRSCAELTLWGMGEEGIRAMVESIENEGNGG from the coding sequence ATGCCCCTTGCTGATGATATCGAGAACCTGGGCAGTCCGGAGCGGGCAGTCCGGGTATTGGCGGTGAAACGCCTTGCAGAGCAGGGGGAAGTGGCGGTGGGGCCGCTGATCGCCCTCCTCCTGGAAAGCGGGAGCCCTGACAAGCGCTGGTATGCTGCCCTTGCCCTTTCCCGGATCGGTGCCCCGGCGGTCAGGCCCCTCATCGCGGCCCTTGGAGAGAACCTGGATCCGGGGTTCCGCAGGTATGCGGCAGCGGCCCTGGGACATACCGGTAACGCGGCGATCGACCCGCTCATCGAGGCCATGAAGGGCGCGGACCCGGCCCTCCGGGGATACCTTTCTGCAGCACTCTGCCGGATCGGTGCCCCGGCCCTCGCCCGGCTGCGCGAGCTGTACACCGGTCCTGACGAGGAGCTCCGGTCATGCGCGGAGCTTACGCTCTGGGGTATGGGGGAGGAAGGGATCCGGGCCATGGTGGAATCGATCGAAAATGAGGGGAATGGAGGCTGA
- a CDS encoding DNA-directed DNA polymerase II large subunit, with translation MVKRSAAMEQYSENLMAYLSRALEVAAAARAQGIDPRTEVEIPVASDLADRVEALLSIKGLATRIRELEATMSREEAALRIGDDFVARKFGEQTREEILDHAIRTAMAMLTEGVVAAPTEGIAKVATGKNDDGSEYLRIFYAGPIRSAGGTAQALSVLVGDYVRRALGINRYIPRHEEVERYIEEVRQYNTIMNLQYLPGEREIRLIVGNCPVCIDGEGTEQEEVRGYRNLERIETNAVRGGMALVLAEGLALKAPKIQKYVRSMKMDGWEWLAELSTTTEKSLSEGEEERVLPRDKYLRDLIGGRPVFSYPMRKGGFRLRYGRSRNTGFAAAGINPATMHVLGDFLAVGTQMKIERPGKAAGIVPVDSIEGPTVRLVNGDVLRIDDHAAAESISPSIDRILDIGEILISYGEFLENNHPLIPPSYCEEWWKLEGGGTRPENELEAISRCCDGQFLHPAFTYFWDDISSDELQELAGLVSETGEVRHGILVLPNTARTKALLEEILVPHLVREGMICISSYMVFLACLGLDLQLRKREVWDTVPQGDGLTAAMHLSGFLMRSKAGTRIGGRMGRPGKSRPRKMNPPPHSLFPLGAAGGSRRSFQEAANHAPEPNMDGGVIQIETGKRRCPACGAVTFRNRCECGTHTIPVFSCPRCRRELSESECPSCKVSTTCSQVVSLNVKQEYARATERLGKREQPVSLVKGVKGLISRERAVEEIEKGILRAEHELFVFKDGTVRFDMIDLPLTHFRPAEIGVAPARLAELGYPADIHGVPLTRPDQVVELKPQDILVSESCADYMVHTAAFVDDLLERVYRLPPFYRIASRDDLIGHLVIGLAPHTSAGVLARIIGISRANVGYAHPFFHAAKRRNCFHGDTAIEVFDGRTWKTMPLRQFVAENFDLSRPGIDRLGTYHSDPQQTYLTRSIDREGKPHLRRVTSVSIHRAPEHIIRFETRQGRVLAVTPDHAMLVWDLCYLRKIRAVELKVGDPVPVMAGTSVLTDHILHRDIVPCLEDRVFCLTVTDEHTVCANGIFTGQCDGDEDCIMLLLDALINFSRAFLPESRGGTMDAPLVLTTAIDPEEIDKESHNLDVVSRYPLELYQAALDYSHPRDVVKYIDRVENRLGTAAALEGFLFTHDTSDISAGPLESAYTQLKSMFEKLEAELTLAGKIRAVDQDDVAERVLTTHFIRDLMGNLSAFSKQKFRCTKCNASYRRMPLAGKCTRCGGNIVPTVHEGSVKKYLEVSRQICEKYRVSEYTRQRVMVLDRAIESTFGEEKSQQMGLADFM, from the coding sequence ATGGTGAAGCGGTCCGCGGCCATGGAGCAGTATTCCGAAAACCTCATGGCCTACCTTTCCCGGGCGCTCGAGGTTGCGGCAGCAGCGCGGGCACAGGGAATCGACCCTAGGACGGAAGTCGAGATACCGGTGGCTAGCGACCTCGCCGACCGGGTCGAAGCGCTGCTCTCCATCAAAGGCCTTGCCACAAGGATCCGCGAGCTTGAGGCGACAATGAGCAGGGAGGAGGCTGCCCTCCGGATCGGTGATGACTTCGTGGCGCGGAAGTTCGGGGAGCAGACGCGGGAGGAGATCCTTGACCATGCCATCAGGACCGCCATGGCCATGCTCACCGAAGGAGTGGTGGCCGCGCCCACCGAAGGGATCGCAAAGGTGGCGACCGGGAAGAATGACGACGGGTCCGAGTATCTCCGCATCTTCTATGCCGGCCCGATCCGCAGTGCAGGAGGAACTGCCCAGGCGCTGTCGGTCCTGGTCGGGGACTACGTGCGGCGTGCGCTCGGGATAAACCGCTACATCCCCCGCCACGAGGAGGTGGAGCGGTACATCGAGGAGGTCCGCCAGTACAATACCATCATGAACCTGCAGTATCTCCCCGGCGAGCGGGAGATACGCCTCATCGTCGGCAATTGCCCGGTCTGCATCGATGGGGAGGGGACCGAGCAGGAAGAAGTGAGGGGGTACCGGAACCTCGAGCGTATCGAGACCAATGCCGTCCGGGGCGGGATGGCCCTGGTCCTCGCCGAAGGGCTTGCCCTCAAGGCCCCCAAGATCCAGAAGTACGTCCGTTCCATGAAGATGGACGGGTGGGAGTGGCTCGCGGAACTTTCCACCACTACGGAAAAGAGCCTTTCAGAGGGGGAGGAGGAGCGGGTCCTCCCCCGCGACAAGTACCTCCGGGACCTTATAGGGGGTCGGCCGGTCTTCTCCTATCCCATGCGGAAAGGGGGGTTCCGGTTGCGCTACGGCCGGTCGCGGAATACCGGGTTTGCCGCGGCCGGTATCAACCCGGCCACCATGCATGTCCTTGGCGATTTCCTTGCCGTGGGAACCCAGATGAAAATCGAGCGGCCCGGGAAGGCGGCAGGGATCGTCCCGGTCGACTCCATCGAGGGACCCACCGTGCGCCTCGTGAACGGGGACGTGCTCAGGATCGATGACCATGCCGCGGCCGAATCAATTTCCCCCTCCATAGACCGGATCCTCGATATCGGGGAGATCCTGATCAGCTACGGGGAATTTCTCGAAAACAATCACCCCCTCATCCCCCCGTCGTACTGTGAAGAGTGGTGGAAGCTCGAAGGCGGCGGTACCCGCCCGGAGAACGAGCTGGAGGCGATATCACGCTGTTGTGACGGCCAGTTCCTCCACCCTGCTTTCACCTACTTCTGGGACGATATCAGCTCCGATGAGCTGCAGGAGCTGGCCGGCCTGGTCTCGGAGACCGGGGAGGTCCGACACGGGATCCTGGTCCTGCCAAACACTGCCCGCACCAAGGCGCTGCTCGAAGAGATCCTCGTCCCGCACCTGGTCCGTGAAGGCATGATCTGCATCAGCAGTTACATGGTCTTCCTGGCCTGTCTCGGGCTCGACCTGCAGCTCAGGAAGCGCGAGGTATGGGACACGGTCCCGCAGGGCGACGGGCTCACCGCCGCCATGCACCTCTCGGGGTTCCTTATGCGTTCGAAGGCAGGGACTCGTATCGGTGGGAGAATGGGCCGGCCCGGCAAGTCCAGGCCAAGGAAGATGAATCCCCCTCCCCATTCCCTCTTTCCTCTGGGAGCGGCAGGGGGTTCCCGCCGCTCGTTCCAGGAAGCAGCCAACCATGCCCCCGAACCGAACATGGACGGGGGGGTCATCCAGATCGAGACCGGGAAGCGCCGGTGTCCTGCCTGCGGGGCTGTGACGTTCCGGAACCGGTGCGAGTGCGGCACGCACACCATCCCTGTCTTCTCCTGTCCACGCTGCAGGCGGGAGCTGAGCGAATCCGAGTGCCCCTCCTGCAAGGTGTCAACGACCTGTTCGCAGGTTGTCAGCCTGAACGTGAAGCAGGAGTATGCCCGGGCAACCGAGCGACTCGGGAAGCGGGAGCAGCCGGTAAGCCTGGTGAAGGGGGTGAAAGGACTCATCTCGCGGGAGCGGGCCGTCGAGGAGATCGAGAAGGGCATCCTCCGGGCCGAGCATGAACTCTTTGTCTTCAAGGACGGCACGGTCCGGTTCGACATGATCGACCTCCCCCTCACCCATTTCCGACCGGCAGAGATCGGTGTGGCACCGGCCCGGCTGGCCGAGCTCGGGTACCCGGCCGATATCCATGGCGTTCCCCTCACCCGCCCTGACCAGGTTGTGGAGCTCAAACCCCAGGATATCCTGGTCTCCGAGTCCTGTGCTGATTACATGGTGCACACCGCCGCGTTTGTCGACGATCTCCTGGAACGCGTGTACAGGCTGCCGCCGTTCTACCGGATCGCTTCACGGGATGACCTGATAGGGCACCTGGTAATCGGTCTTGCCCCCCACACGAGCGCCGGGGTCCTGGCGCGGATTATCGGGATCTCGAGGGCGAATGTCGGGTACGCTCACCCGTTTTTCCATGCCGCAAAACGGAGGAACTGCTTCCATGGCGACACGGCTATCGAGGTATTCGACGGCCGGACCTGGAAAACGATGCCCCTGCGCCAGTTCGTGGCAGAAAATTTCGATCTCTCCCGACCGGGTATCGACCGGCTGGGGACCTACCACTCCGACCCGCAGCAGACCTATCTCACCCGTTCAATCGACCGGGAGGGAAAACCCCACCTGCGGAGGGTCACTTCGGTCTCCATCCACCGGGCCCCGGAACATATCATCCGGTTCGAGACGCGGCAGGGGAGGGTGCTGGCCGTGACCCCTGACCACGCGATGCTGGTCTGGGATCTCTGCTACCTCCGGAAGATCCGCGCCGTGGAGCTGAAGGTGGGCGACCCGGTGCCGGTCATGGCCGGTACTTCGGTGCTCACCGATCACATCCTCCACCGGGATATTGTCCCCTGCCTGGAAGACCGCGTATTCTGCCTGACTGTGACCGATGAGCACACGGTCTGCGCGAACGGTATCTTCACCGGGCAGTGCGATGGCGACGAGGACTGCATAATGCTCCTCCTCGACGCCCTGATCAACTTCTCCCGTGCATTCCTCCCCGAGTCACGGGGCGGGACCATGGACGCCCCCCTGGTGTTGACCACGGCCATCGACCCTGAGGAGATCGACAAGGAGAGCCACAACCTTGATGTGGTCTCCAGGTACCCGCTCGAGCTCTACCAGGCGGCCCTGGACTATTCGCATCCCCGAGATGTCGTAAAATACATCGACCGCGTGGAGAACCGGCTGGGGACTGCGGCGGCTCTCGAAGGATTTCTCTTCACTCACGACACTTCCGATATCTCGGCCGGGCCGCTGGAGTCCGCTTACACCCAGCTCAAGAGCATGTTCGAAAAGCTCGAAGCCGAGCTCACCCTTGCCGGGAAGATCCGGGCGGTTGACCAGGATGACGTTGCCGAACGGGTGCTCACCACCCATTTCATCCGCGATCTCATGGGGAACCTATCCGCCTTCTCCAAGCAGAAGTTCAGGTGCACCAAATGCAATGCCAGTTACCGGCGGATGCCGCTTGCCGGCAAGTGCACGCGCTGCGGCGGCAACATCGTCCCCACCGTGCACGAGGGCTCGGTCAAGAAATACCTCGAGGTTTCCCGGCAGATCTGCGAGAAGTACAGGGTCTCGGAGTACACCAGGCAGCGAGTGATGGTGCTCGACCGGGCCATCGAGTCCACCTTCGGAGAGGAAAAGTCCCAGCAGATGGGGCTTGCCGACTTCATGTGA